A region of Panicum virgatum strain AP13 chromosome 8N, P.virgatum_v5, whole genome shotgun sequence DNA encodes the following proteins:
- the LOC120685001 gene encoding protein NRT1/ PTR FAMILY 7.3-like, with protein sequence MAVQDEERGRAAAARAARTATQDGSVDWSGRPCLRDRSGGWLAGFLMLANQALVTFAVNCVGTNLVTFMAVVMRLDNADAANRANNWAGTTYVFSIAGALISDSYWGRYKACTIFQIIFLAGLVELSIASHLFLQRSCDFRHGEAGRQAQHCRPPTKAESLVFYISIYQIALGNGAYQPAATTFGADQFDETDAAGERKSKSAFFGYFFVANNLGGVLAVTALAYMEDKGEWVLAFWISTAAALAGVVLFALGTLRYRHFLPNGNAIVSVCQVIVAATKNRHVKTPQQAEDLYEDGDHGDGDEHDEEDAKIKKNKMLLHTPDFRCLDKAAVVVATTPTGHRRRPWSLCTVTQVEELKCILRLAPIWVCSILYSTAYSQMSSVFIEQAQAMDASLWGLTIPAAGMGVFEILGVTAFVFIYSFCIARIVSKVASREPTELERMGVGLVISTLAMITAGVVEQQRLKHATTTTTTRQAAASLSSLTILWQIPQYVLIGASEVFMYVTMTEFFNDQLPEGLRSLGSAMSVASMSAGNFASSLLVTVVMAITCKGGQAAAGCWIPQDLNQGHVDRFFFVIAALNAMDLLAYVVFARRYRPVPLIKPAGADETS encoded by the exons ATGGCT GTTCAGGACGAGGAGCGtggccgtgccgccgctgctagggcggcgaggacggcgacgCAGGATGGGTCGGTGGATTGGAGCGGCAGGCCCTGCCTCAGAGACAGGTCAGGAGGATGGCTCGCCGGCTTCCTCATGCTGG CGAACCAGGCTCTAGTGACGTTCGCCGTCAACTGCGTGGGGACCAACCTGGTGACGTTCATGGCGGTGGTGATGAGGCTGGACAACGCCGACGCCGCCAACCGAGCCAACAACTGGGCCGGCACCACCTACGTCTTCTCCATCGCCGGGGCTCTCATCAGCGACTCCTACTGGGGAAGATACAAGGCCTGCACCATCTTCCAGATCATCTTCCTCGCA GGTTTGGTGGAGCTCTCCATAGCCTCCCATCTGTTCCTTCAGAGATCCTGCGACTTCAGACACGGAGAGGCCGGCAGGCAAGCACAACACTGCAGGCCACCCACAAAAGCCGAGTCGCTCGTCTTCTACATCTCCATCTACCAGATCGCGCTGGGGAACGGAGCCTACCAGCCCGCCGCCACGACGTTCGGCGCCGACCAGTTCGACGAGaccgacgccgccggcgagcggaaGTCCAAGTCCGCCTTCTTCGGCTACTTCTTCGTCGCCAACAACCTGGGCGGCGTGCTCGCCGTCACCGCGCTGGCGTACATGGAGGACAAGGGCGAGTGGGTCCTGGCGTTCTGGATctccaccgcggcggcgctcgccggcgtcgtTCTGTTCGCGCTCGGAACCCTGCGGTACCGGCACTTCCTGCCCAACGGCAACGCCATCGTCAGCGTTTGCCAGGTCATCGTCGCCGCGACGAAGAACAGGCACGTCAAGACCCCGCAGCAAGCAGAGGATCTCTACGAGGATGGCGATCATGGTGATGGTGATGAGCACGACGAGGAGGACGCCAAGATTAAGAAGAACAAGATGCTGCTGCACACGCCAGATTTCAGGTGTCTGGACAAGGCAGCAGTGGTGGTTGCTACAACACCAACAGGgcatcgccgccggccatggagccTCTGCACGGTGACTCAAGTGGAAGAGCTCAAGTGCATCCTGCGGCTGGCTCCGATATGGGTGTGCAGCATCCTCTACTCCACCGCCTACTCGCAGATGTCATCTGTGTTCATCGAGCAGGCGCAGGCCATGGACGCCTCCCTCTGGGGTCTCACGATCCCTGCTGCCGGGATGGGCGTGTTCGAGATACTGGGCGTGACGGCCTTCGTGTTCATCTACAGCTTCTGCATCGCCAGGATCGTGTCCAAGGTCGCGTCACGAGAGCCTACCGAGCTCGAGAGGATGGGCGTTGGGCTAGTCATCTCCACACTAGCCATGATCACGGCCGGTGTGGTGGAACAACAGAGGCTCAAGcacgcgacgacgacgacgacgacgagacaAGCAGCAGCGTCGTTGAGCTCCCTGACCATCCTTTGGCAGATCCCCCAGTACGTGCTGATCGGAGCGTCCGAGGTGTTCATGTACGTGACCATGACGGAGTTCTTCAACGACCAGCTCCCCGAGGGCCTGAGAAGCCTCGGGAGCGCCATGAGCGTCGCCTCCATGTCAGCCGGCAACTTTGCAAGCAGCCTTCTGGTTACTGTGGTGATGGCCATCACCTGCAAAGGCGGCCAAGCAGCAGCTGGGTGCTGGATACCTCAAGATCTCAACCAAGGCCACGTGGACAGGTTCTTCTTCGTCATAGCGGCGCTCAACGCCATGGATCTGTTGGCGTACGTGGTGTTTGCCAGGAGGTATAGACCTGTTCCACTCATCAAACCTGCAGGAGCAGATGAAACCAGCTGA